In one window of Pediococcus inopinatus DNA:
- a CDS encoding DEAD/DEAH box helicase family protein — protein MVKKKARELVLPIVHEIKDYASDFLKNDEPRHSFVYPDYIKHNLKHQLRDYQKQSLYNLNYTQKDDHVASRFKQLLFHMATGSGKTDVMAADILYFYHEFGYQNFLFVVNTNAVIAKTRENMMNVQSPKYLFSQPISIDGIQIELREVTRFPTNSEPGVIYLRLTTIQTLANELNTPRENGLTYGDLEKQKLIILADEAHHFSAGTKSKADQKNKAWEYVLDRIRQANKANRQLEFTATIDLNNEFIYEKYRDKIIFQYDLKEFQNAGYSKKIARLQANADDNEKMLNAGLLSQYRKRMAIQAGVKDFKPVILFKSNKIAVSKAARDQFLTMMDRLTAEDLAQFIAKQLQTTQSSTLRQAYTYYQTVDMGSLVRELQRDFQPLNTINVNDTSSNGILGDLNDLRN, from the coding sequence ATGGTCAAAAAGAAAGCACGAGAACTTGTCTTACCCATTGTTCATGAGATTAAAGACTATGCGAGTGATTTTTTAAAAAACGATGAACCCAGACATTCTTTTGTTTATCCGGACTACATTAAGCACAACCTCAAACATCAGCTACGTGATTATCAAAAGCAATCACTATACAACCTGAATTACACGCAAAAAGATGACCATGTTGCCAGTCGCTTCAAACAATTGTTATTCCATATGGCCACTGGTTCTGGAAAAACTGATGTGATGGCAGCCGATATATTGTATTTTTACCATGAATTTGGCTATCAAAATTTTCTTTTTGTCGTTAATACAAACGCGGTGATTGCCAAAACGCGTGAAAACATGATGAATGTTCAATCACCAAAGTATCTCTTTTCACAACCAATAAGTATTGATGGGATTCAGATTGAATTGCGAGAAGTCACCCGCTTTCCAACAAATAGTGAACCAGGGGTGATCTACTTGCGGCTAACAACCATCCAAACTTTAGCAAATGAGTTAAATACACCACGCGAAAATGGCTTAACTTATGGCGATTTAGAGAAACAGAAGTTGATTATTCTAGCGGATGAAGCACATCATTTTTCTGCTGGAACTAAGAGCAAAGCAGATCAAAAAAATAAAGCTTGGGAGTATGTCTTAGACCGTATTCGACAAGCTAATAAAGCAAATCGTCAGTTAGAATTTACAGCCACGATCGATTTAAATAACGAGTTTATTTACGAAAAATATCGTGATAAAATCATTTTTCAATATGACTTAAAAGAGTTCCAAAATGCAGGATATTCAAAAAAAATTGCTCGTTTGCAAGCCAATGCTGATGATAACGAAAAGATGCTAAACGCGGGATTGTTATCACAATATCGTAAGCGGATGGCGATTCAGGCGGGTGTGAAAGATTTTAAGCCGGTTATTTTATTTAAATCCAATAAAATAGCTGTTTCAAAAGCGGCTCGTGATCAATTTTTGACGATGATGGATCGGCTAACTGCTGAAGATCTGGCGCAATTTATTGCAAAGCAACTACAAACCACGCAATCGTCTACTTTGCGCCAAGCCTATACTTATTATCAAACAGTTGATATGGGGAGCTTGGTACGTGAATTGCAACGTGATTTTCAACCATTGAATACAATTAATGTTAATGATACGAGTAGCAATGGGATTTTAGGGGACTTAAATGATTTACGTAATTGA
- a CDS encoding Abi family protein, protein MNQSFYRDIQYTAPNNVMTYQYDSQVAVPLWVAIETLPFGSLIYLCHYLKDDEMSNVLNDFGLTANDRIIFLNVLDF, encoded by the coding sequence ATTAATCAATCTTTCTACAGAGATATTCAATATACCGCTCCTAACAATGTTATGACTTATCAGTATGACTCTCAGGTGGCAGTTCCTTTGTGGGTAGCCATTGAAACTTTGCCGTTTGGTTCGCTAATCTATTTGTGTCATTATCTAAAAGATGATGAAATGAGTAATGTTTTAAATGATTTTGGATTAACAGCCAACGATAGAATAATATTTTTAAATGTTTTAGATTTTTAA
- a CDS encoding Abi family protein yields the protein MGIKPSKSRQNLIDNLDCRLLNIPDNKKALQLLTNLNYFQVVNGLENIFLTTVHPKKFNKVSIFDFERLYYDSKKIATEISRALDDFEERLKSSISYHFSQSYCMNINDTMQYTNKNNYRDDAEFDGYPLNSEQYAKIIQTFKATESRNKFYFFNRGS from the coding sequence ATGGGCATAAAGCCATCTAAAAGCAGACAAAATTTAATTGATAATCTAGATTGTAGATTACTCAATATCCCAGATAATAAAAAAGCACTACAATTATTGACCAATTTAAACTATTTTCAAGTAGTCAATGGCCTGGAAAATATATTTCTTACTACAGTTCATCCTAAAAAATTTAATAAAGTATCCATTTTTGATTTTGAGCGTTTGTACTATGATAGTAAAAAAATAGCAACTGAAATATCGAGAGCCCTAGATGATTTTGAAGAACGTTTAAAGAGCTCTATATCTTATCATTTTAGTCAGTCGTATTGCATGAATATCAATGATACAATGCAATATACTAACAAAAATAATTATCGAGATGATGCTGAATTTGATGGATACCCACTTAATTCAGAACAATATGCAAAAATTATACAAACTTTCAAGGCAACCGAATCCAGAAATAAATTTTATTTTTTCAACCGTGGTTCCTAA
- a CDS encoding Txe/YoeB family addiction module toxin has translation MSNRWKVKIKSSAKGDLKKVLRSPLRQSFEEIKSVLESNPYKPVQSFEKLTPPAAGYYSRRMNGQHRVVYTIDKATKIVEIYSCWAHYESGNLEMSGKPNSRKN, from the coding sequence GTGAGTAATCGTTGGAAAGTAAAAATAAAATCATCAGCTAAGGGTGATTTAAAAAAAGTTTTAAGAAGCCCATTACGTCAATCCTTTGAAGAAATAAAAAGTGTATTAGAATCTAATCCATATAAACCAGTACAGTCATTTGAAAAGTTAACACCACCTGCAGCTGGGTACTATTCTCGAAGAATGAATGGTCAACATCGCGTCGTTTATACCATTGATAAAGCAACTAAAATAGTTGAAATATATTCATGTTGGGCCCATTATGAAAGTGGTAATCTTGAAATGAGCGGTAAACCTAATTCCCGAAAAAACTAG